The following are encoded together in the Candidatus Tectomicrobia bacterium genome:
- a CDS encoding LLM class flavin-dependent oxidoreductase, with product MPTEYAWFLPSAKNGDGRKINTKEPERPPTVAYLSEVARAAERAGFVNLLVPTGTHCLDAWLVAAAVAEHTECIKFCVAFRPGLTSPVFAAQTANSLDAMTGGRVTVNVVTGSTPLDQMRYGDHLRHDERYERTDEFLQIVKALWRNEGPVTFQGIHYDIRDASFFPPQVSRPHPAIYLGGSSEAGRRVGARHADVHMMYAVDLETIAQDAADMKRRAAEFGREKDIRFGIRIHTVCRETREEARRAAEAMIEGSDISNTGVWADMRNRTESTGQKRVNDLAQRGGSLWVTDTLWMGVNTVRAGAGASLVGTPDMIAKALKEYVRAGVETFILSGWPHIEEAEIFGREVMPLLKDTDPVVLEKPAGAAPGRPRQKLLI from the coding sequence ATGCCCACCGAGTACGCCTGGTTCCTCCCCTCGGCCAAGAACGGCGACGGCCGGAAGATCAACACCAAAGAACCCGAGCGCCCGCCCACCGTCGCCTATCTCTCCGAGGTGGCCCGGGCGGCCGAGCGCGCGGGGTTCGTGAACCTCCTCGTCCCGACCGGCACCCACTGCCTGGACGCCTGGCTCGTGGCCGCGGCCGTGGCGGAGCACACCGAGTGCATCAAGTTCTGCGTGGCCTTCCGGCCCGGGCTGACGAGCCCGGTCTTCGCCGCCCAGACCGCCAACAGCTTGGACGCCATGACGGGCGGCCGCGTGACGGTGAACGTGGTCACCGGCTCCACGCCGCTCGACCAGATGCGCTACGGCGACCACCTCCGCCACGACGAGCGCTACGAGCGCACGGACGAGTTCCTGCAGATCGTGAAGGCCCTGTGGCGCAACGAGGGCCCCGTCACCTTCCAGGGCATCCACTACGACATCCGGGACGCCTCCTTTTTCCCTCCGCAGGTCTCCCGCCCCCACCCGGCCATCTACCTGGGCGGGAGCTCCGAGGCCGGCCGCCGCGTCGGGGCCCGGCACGCCGACGTCCACATGATGTACGCGGTGGACCTGGAGACCATCGCCCAGGACGCCGCCGACATGAAGCGGCGGGCGGCCGAGTTCGGGCGGGAGAAGGACATCCGCTTCGGCATCCGCATCCACACCGTCTGCCGGGAGACGCGCGAGGAGGCCCGCCGGGCGGCCGAGGCCATGATCGAGGGGAGCGACATCTCCAACACGGGCGTCTGGGCCGACATGCGGAACCGCACCGAGAGCACGGGGCAGAAGCGGGTGAATGACCTGGCCCAGCGCGGCGGCTCGCTCTGGGTGACCGACACCCTCTGGATGGGGGTGAACACCGTCCGAGCCGGGGCGGGCGCCTCCTTGGTAGGCACGCCGGACATGATCGCCAAGGCGCTGAAGGAGTACGTCCGGGCGGGGGTCGAAACCTTCATCCTCTCGGGCTGGCCCCACATCGAGGAGGCCGAGATCTTTGGGCGCGAGGTCATGCCTCTCCTGAAGGACACCGACCCTGTCGTGCTGGAGAAACCGGCCGGGGCGGCGCCCGGGCGCCCCAGACAAAAACTCTTAATCTAA